A single region of the Salvia miltiorrhiza cultivar Shanhuang (shh) chromosome 8, IMPLAD_Smil_shh, whole genome shotgun sequence genome encodes:
- the LOC130997581 gene encoding uncharacterized protein LOC130997581 isoform X2, which translates to MADGEARVSAASDIVELEAMGKDGLSWHPCQVSLCSRGQGIRVLYGNNLEEMIINKQEIFARIRVRSTPLEGDDCSSIKQGDHVLATESLHVKGVFYDARVEKAIHVRHSKRTHCRCSFTIKWLHHTLPEEALTVPASAIMKLATTSIDLHPTISAFFSMQEPSNAFDADRKNWEMDINVLLEQQIKEISTSTEVPRDKILKDFVSGPKVDLKGKSHGWDIKASFRDPLGAVSFLDKLDGFNGSENKQPVTLGTPPTPTPSIQEELRGNRFLLNPLAARAALASLRSESPQSSQLKGDMTGQHSTANLMQRPTVCSFSSVDCSSNAEDFSLKTSAANVRSITKKLFPTSSPTHTVELSNLSCGAQINEMKKKNKMGEKKTLSADMRLTRSRIQRDNGMHETSQMTNNNETQSRLTGTHRVTRSRVKGAEKIEANDYHGAGRDHVHNECMKLETFPHSAIAPENCLSDNLKAVASPINGQISTRRVTRSRDKRLEKTEVNEYITAVKDNMLTGCTKPSTSTQDTVAPKFYLSNNQKAVASSLDSETSIHSVKHAKDVHGKDGILDVNTQKDYLIQDAEKHNNPKRPKQSAASKVTENSTVQLKLKQRKRNSTESDVLIERLCIDRSLTSLHATNNNEQSSEEAESGKRFTRANTAPKGSGSHHSTRHKSASLGKPETRFSPRLRFLPRTRSQHKA; encoded by the exons ATGGCCGACGGCGAAGCCAGAGTCAGTGCTGCAAGCGATATCGTTGAACTGGAGGCTATGGGCAAGGACGGCCTCTCTTGGCACCCTTGCCAGGTCTCTCTCTG CTCTAGAGGACAAGGGATTAGAGTGCTGTATGGAAACAACTTGGAAGAGATGATTATCAATAAACAAGAAATATTTGCACGCATTCGCGTTCGTTCCACTCCATTAGAAGGTGATGACTGCTCGTCCATCAAACAAGGCGATCATGTGCTTGCCACTGAAAGTTTACATGTTAAGGGTGTCTTCTATGATGCCCGGGTGGAaaag GCAATTCATGTGAGGCACTCAAAGAGGACCCACTGCAGATGTTCTTTCACTATCAAATGGCTTCACCATACCCTTCCGGAAGAAGCATTGACTGTCCCAGCAAGTGCAATTATGAAACTAGCGACAACAAGCATCGATCTCCATCCAACCATCTCTGCCTTCTTCAGCATGCAGGAACCATCAAATGCTTTTGATGCAGACAGGAAGAACTGGGAAATGGATATTAATGTGCTACTGGAGCAGCAGATAAAGGAGATAAGTACTTCAACAGAAGTTCCTAGGGATAAAATTTTGAAGGACTTTGTGTCTGGGCCCAAAG TTGATCTGAAAGGAAAAAGTCATGGCTGGGACATTAAAGCTTCATTCAGAGACCCACTTGGAGCTGTTTCTTTTCTAGATAAATTGGATGGTTTCAACGGGAGTGAGAATAAACAGCCTGTGACATTGGGTACACCTCCAACCCCCACTCCATCAATCCAAGAGGAGCTCAGAGGAAACAGATTCCTTCTCAATCCTCTTGCAGCTCGTGCAGCTCTTGCTTCATTAAGATCAGAATCTCCTCAAAGTTCACAGTTGAAAGGAGATATGACTGGTCAGCATAGCACTGCCAACTTAATGCAAAGGCCTACAGTCTGTAGCTTCTCCTCAGTTGATTGTTCATCAAATGCAGAGGATTTTTCGCTGAAAACATCAGCTGCAAATGTCAGGAGCATTACGAAGAAACTGTTCCCAACATCAAGTCCTACCCACACCGTTGAACTTTCTAATCTGTCTTGTGGAGCACAAATAAATgagatgaaaaagaaaaacaagatgGGAGAAAAGAAGACGCTGTCTGCAGACATGAGGTTGACTCGATCCCGAATTCAGAGAGATAATGGAATGCATGAGACTTCACAGATGACCAACAACAATGAGACACAATCAAGGTTGACAGGCACACATAGGGTTACTCGGTCAAGAGTCAAAGGAGCAGAGAAAATTGAAGCCAATGACTATCATGGAGCAGGCAGAGATCATGTGCACAATGAATGTATGAAATTGGAAACTTTTCCCCACAGTGCTATAGCTCCAGAAAATTGTTTATCAGATAACCTGAAAGCAGTAGCTTCACCAATTAATGGTCAGATCAGCACACGAAGGGTTACTCGGTCGAGAGACAAAAGATTAGAGAAAACTGAAGTGAACGAATATATCACAGCAGTTAAAGATAATATGCTTACTGGATGTACTAAACCAAGCACTAGCACCCAAGATACTGTAGCTCCAAAGTTTTATTTATCAAACAACCAGAAAGCAGTAGCTTCATCGCTCGATAGTGAGACCAGTATTCATTCTGTCAAGCATGCGAAAGATGTCCATGGAAAAGATGGAATCCTTGATGTTAATACTCAGAAGGATTATTTGATTCAAGATGCAGAGAAACACAATAATCCAAAAAGGCCTAAACAATCAGCTGCTAGCAAGGTCACTGAGAACAGTACTGTGCAACTCAAACtaaaacaaaggaaaagaaattcGACTGAATCGGATGTTCTCATTGAAAGGTTGTGTATTGACAGATCACTCACTTCACTCCATGCCACTAATAACAATGAACAGTCTTCTGAGGAAGCAGAGAGTGGGAAAAGATTTACTCGTGCTAATACCGCTCCAAAAGGTTCAG GAAGTCATCACAGCACAAGGCACAAGTCTGCAAGTTTGGGGAAGCCGGAGACACGGTTTTCTCCCCGGCTCAGATTTCTTCCCCGAACTCGCTCCCAACACAAAGCTTAA
- the LOC130997584 gene encoding uncharacterized protein LOC130997584, translating to MSFHSGNASTQSRDWRQRRNECLGDSTYCFCVIEGERLKSPIRTSWTEDNPGRRFYGCQNWKTKKCRFFKWYDEPMGERAIEVINELRIENLKLTEIAPRSATPTDLEADIGLIWDMVQDLKDDSKRARNTNRFLVSILFVTWLVLIYVVLA from the exons ATGAGTTTCCACTCAGGTAATGCTTCTACCCAGTCACGGGATTGGCGGCAGAGAAGGAACGAGTGTTTGGGTGATTCGACGTATTGTTTTTGCGTTATTGAAGGTGAGAGGTTGAAATCACCGATAAGAACTTCGTGGACTGAAGACAATCCCGGAAGAAGGTTCTATGGGTGCCAAAATTGGAAg ACCAAAAAATGTCGATTTTTCAAATGGTACGATGAACCTATGGGCGAGAGAGCTATTGAAGTTATAAATGAGTTGAGGATTGAGAACTTGAAGCTTACAGAAATTGCACCAAGATCAGCCACTCCTACTGATTTAGAAGCTGATATTGGTCTTATCTGGGACATGGTTCAAGATTTGAAAGATGATTCCAAAAGAGCAAGAAACACAAATAGATTTCTTGTTAGCATTTTGTTTGTAACTTGGTTGGTGTTAATCTATGTAGTTCTAGCATAG
- the LOC130997585 gene encoding uncharacterized protein LOC130997585, which produces MMPTSLSISFHFTNFPLIPTSRKTMRFDFIPNSVLQRLPVLLYAATWTTILTVTVAVASFTPEMAFVSAVNPTSSLSLACAASVRLPLDVPSHNFCFPPSLFKRSGIDIFVPPIFAAAIVASSACVVKAMGLWEAEDNHI; this is translated from the coding sequence ATGATGCCAACCTCTCTCTCTATATCATTTCATTTCACTAATTTCCCATTAATTCCAACATCACGCAAAACTATGAGGTTCGATTTCATCCCCAACTCAGTTCTCCAAAGGCTGCCCGTGCTGCTCTACGCTGCCACGTGGACGACTATCCTCACCGTGACGGTGGCCGTGGCGTCCTTCACCCCGGAGATGGCGTTTGTTTCTGCCGTCAATCCAACCTCTTCTTTATCGCTGGCGTGCGCCGCCTCCGTTAGGCTACCGTTAGATGTTCCGTCCCACAATTTCTGCTTCCCGCCTTCGCTTTTCAAGCGGTCGGGAATCGACATATTTGTGCCGCCAATCTTCGCAGCTGCCATCGTAGCTTCCTCGGCTTGTGTTGTTAAAGCTATGGGATTATGGGAGGCTGAAGATAACCACATCTGA
- the LOC130997581 gene encoding uncharacterized protein LOC130997581 isoform X3: MADGEARVSAASDIVELEAMGKDGLSWHPCQVSLCSRGQGIRVLYGNNLEEMIINKQEIFARIRVRSTPLEGDDCSSIKQGDHVLATESLHVKGVFYDARVEKAIHVRHSKRTHCRCSFTIKWLHHTLPEEALTVPASAIMKLATTSIDLHPTISAFFSMQEPSNAFDADRKNWEMDINVLLEQQIKEISTSTEVPRDKILKDFVSGPKVDLKGKSHGWDIKASFRDPLGAVSFLDKLDGFNGSENKQPVTLGTPPTPTPSIQEELRGNRFLLNPLAARAALASLRSESPQSSQLKGDMTGQHSTANLMQRPTVCSFSSVDCSSNAEDFSLKTSAANVRSITKKLFPTSSPTHTVELSNLSCGAQINEMKKKNKMGEKKTLSADMRLTRSRIQRDNGMHETSQMTNNNETQSRLTGTHRVTRSRVKGAEKIEANDYHGAGRDHVHNECMKLETFPHSAIAPENCLSDNLKAVASPINGQISTRRVTRSRDKRLEKTEVNEYITAVKDNMLTGCTKPSTSTQDTVAPKFYLSNNQKAVASSLDSETSIHSVKHAKDVHGKDGILDVNTQKDYLIQDAEKHNNPKRPKQSAASKVTENSTVQLKLKQRKRNSTESDVLIERLCIDRSLTSLHATNNNEQSSEEAESGKRFTRANTAPKGSHHSTRHKSASLGKPETRFSPRLRFLPRTRSQHKA, encoded by the exons ATGGCCGACGGCGAAGCCAGAGTCAGTGCTGCAAGCGATATCGTTGAACTGGAGGCTATGGGCAAGGACGGCCTCTCTTGGCACCCTTGCCAGGTCTCTCTCTG CTCTAGAGGACAAGGGATTAGAGTGCTGTATGGAAACAACTTGGAAGAGATGATTATCAATAAACAAGAAATATTTGCACGCATTCGCGTTCGTTCCACTCCATTAGAAGGTGATGACTGCTCGTCCATCAAACAAGGCGATCATGTGCTTGCCACTGAAAGTTTACATGTTAAGGGTGTCTTCTATGATGCCCGGGTGGAaaag GCAATTCATGTGAGGCACTCAAAGAGGACCCACTGCAGATGTTCTTTCACTATCAAATGGCTTCACCATACCCTTCCGGAAGAAGCATTGACTGTCCCAGCAAGTGCAATTATGAAACTAGCGACAACAAGCATCGATCTCCATCCAACCATCTCTGCCTTCTTCAGCATGCAGGAACCATCAAATGCTTTTGATGCAGACAGGAAGAACTGGGAAATGGATATTAATGTGCTACTGGAGCAGCAGATAAAGGAGATAAGTACTTCAACAGAAGTTCCTAGGGATAAAATTTTGAAGGACTTTGTGTCTGGGCCCAAAG TTGATCTGAAAGGAAAAAGTCATGGCTGGGACATTAAAGCTTCATTCAGAGACCCACTTGGAGCTGTTTCTTTTCTAGATAAATTGGATGGTTTCAACGGGAGTGAGAATAAACAGCCTGTGACATTGGGTACACCTCCAACCCCCACTCCATCAATCCAAGAGGAGCTCAGAGGAAACAGATTCCTTCTCAATCCTCTTGCAGCTCGTGCAGCTCTTGCTTCATTAAGATCAGAATCTCCTCAAAGTTCACAGTTGAAAGGAGATATGACTGGTCAGCATAGCACTGCCAACTTAATGCAAAGGCCTACAGTCTGTAGCTTCTCCTCAGTTGATTGTTCATCAAATGCAGAGGATTTTTCGCTGAAAACATCAGCTGCAAATGTCAGGAGCATTACGAAGAAACTGTTCCCAACATCAAGTCCTACCCACACCGTTGAACTTTCTAATCTGTCTTGTGGAGCACAAATAAATgagatgaaaaagaaaaacaagatgGGAGAAAAGAAGACGCTGTCTGCAGACATGAGGTTGACTCGATCCCGAATTCAGAGAGATAATGGAATGCATGAGACTTCACAGATGACCAACAACAATGAGACACAATCAAGGTTGACAGGCACACATAGGGTTACTCGGTCAAGAGTCAAAGGAGCAGAGAAAATTGAAGCCAATGACTATCATGGAGCAGGCAGAGATCATGTGCACAATGAATGTATGAAATTGGAAACTTTTCCCCACAGTGCTATAGCTCCAGAAAATTGTTTATCAGATAACCTGAAAGCAGTAGCTTCACCAATTAATGGTCAGATCAGCACACGAAGGGTTACTCGGTCGAGAGACAAAAGATTAGAGAAAACTGAAGTGAACGAATATATCACAGCAGTTAAAGATAATATGCTTACTGGATGTACTAAACCAAGCACTAGCACCCAAGATACTGTAGCTCCAAAGTTTTATTTATCAAACAACCAGAAAGCAGTAGCTTCATCGCTCGATAGTGAGACCAGTATTCATTCTGTCAAGCATGCGAAAGATGTCCATGGAAAAGATGGAATCCTTGATGTTAATACTCAGAAGGATTATTTGATTCAAGATGCAGAGAAACACAATAATCCAAAAAGGCCTAAACAATCAGCTGCTAGCAAGGTCACTGAGAACAGTACTGTGCAACTCAAACtaaaacaaaggaaaagaaattcGACTGAATCGGATGTTCTCATTGAAAGGTTGTGTATTGACAGATCACTCACTTCACTCCATGCCACTAATAACAATGAACAGTCTTCTGAGGAAGCAGAGAGTGGGAAAAGATTTACTCGTGCTAATACCGCTCCAAAAG GAAGTCATCACAGCACAAGGCACAAGTCTGCAAGTTTGGGGAAGCCGGAGACACGGTTTTCTCCCCGGCTCAGATTTCTTCCCCGAACTCGCTCCCAACACAAAGCTTAA
- the LOC130997581 gene encoding uncharacterized protein LOC130997581 isoform X1 gives MADGEARVSAASDIVELEAMGKDGLSWHPCQVSLCSRGQGIRVLYGNNLEEMIINKQEIFARIRVRSTPLEGDDCSSIKQGDHVLATESLHVKGVFYDARVEKAIHVRHSKRTHCRCSFTIKWLHHTLPEEALTVPASAIMKLATTSIDLHPTISAFFSMQEPSNAFDADRKNWEMDINVLLEQQIKEISTSTEVPRDKILKDFVSGPKVDLKGKSHGWDIKASFRDPLGAVSFLDKLDGFNGSENKQPVTLGTPPTPTPSIQEELRGNRFLLNPLAARAALASLRSESPQSSQLKGDMTGQHSTANLMQRPTVCSFSSVDCSSNAEDFSLKTSAANVRSITKKLFPTSSPTHTVELSNLSCGAQINEMKKKNKMGEKKTLSADMRLTRSRIQRDNGMHETSQMTNNNETQSRLTGTHRVTRSRVKGAEKIEANDYHGAGRDHVHNECMKLETFPHSAIAPENCLSDNLKAVASPINGQISTRRVTRSRDKRLEKTEVNEYITAVKDNMLTGCTKPSTSTQDTVAPKFYLSNNQKAVASSLDSETSIHSVKHAKDVHGKDGILDVNTQKDYLIQDAEKHNNPKRPKQSAASKVTENSTVQLKLKQRKRNSTESDVLIERLCIDRSLTSLHATNNNEQSSEEAESGKRFTRANTAPKGSAGSHHSTRHKSASLGKPETRFSPRLRFLPRTRSQHKA, from the exons ATGGCCGACGGCGAAGCCAGAGTCAGTGCTGCAAGCGATATCGTTGAACTGGAGGCTATGGGCAAGGACGGCCTCTCTTGGCACCCTTGCCAGGTCTCTCTCTG CTCTAGAGGACAAGGGATTAGAGTGCTGTATGGAAACAACTTGGAAGAGATGATTATCAATAAACAAGAAATATTTGCACGCATTCGCGTTCGTTCCACTCCATTAGAAGGTGATGACTGCTCGTCCATCAAACAAGGCGATCATGTGCTTGCCACTGAAAGTTTACATGTTAAGGGTGTCTTCTATGATGCCCGGGTGGAaaag GCAATTCATGTGAGGCACTCAAAGAGGACCCACTGCAGATGTTCTTTCACTATCAAATGGCTTCACCATACCCTTCCGGAAGAAGCATTGACTGTCCCAGCAAGTGCAATTATGAAACTAGCGACAACAAGCATCGATCTCCATCCAACCATCTCTGCCTTCTTCAGCATGCAGGAACCATCAAATGCTTTTGATGCAGACAGGAAGAACTGGGAAATGGATATTAATGTGCTACTGGAGCAGCAGATAAAGGAGATAAGTACTTCAACAGAAGTTCCTAGGGATAAAATTTTGAAGGACTTTGTGTCTGGGCCCAAAG TTGATCTGAAAGGAAAAAGTCATGGCTGGGACATTAAAGCTTCATTCAGAGACCCACTTGGAGCTGTTTCTTTTCTAGATAAATTGGATGGTTTCAACGGGAGTGAGAATAAACAGCCTGTGACATTGGGTACACCTCCAACCCCCACTCCATCAATCCAAGAGGAGCTCAGAGGAAACAGATTCCTTCTCAATCCTCTTGCAGCTCGTGCAGCTCTTGCTTCATTAAGATCAGAATCTCCTCAAAGTTCACAGTTGAAAGGAGATATGACTGGTCAGCATAGCACTGCCAACTTAATGCAAAGGCCTACAGTCTGTAGCTTCTCCTCAGTTGATTGTTCATCAAATGCAGAGGATTTTTCGCTGAAAACATCAGCTGCAAATGTCAGGAGCATTACGAAGAAACTGTTCCCAACATCAAGTCCTACCCACACCGTTGAACTTTCTAATCTGTCTTGTGGAGCACAAATAAATgagatgaaaaagaaaaacaagatgGGAGAAAAGAAGACGCTGTCTGCAGACATGAGGTTGACTCGATCCCGAATTCAGAGAGATAATGGAATGCATGAGACTTCACAGATGACCAACAACAATGAGACACAATCAAGGTTGACAGGCACACATAGGGTTACTCGGTCAAGAGTCAAAGGAGCAGAGAAAATTGAAGCCAATGACTATCATGGAGCAGGCAGAGATCATGTGCACAATGAATGTATGAAATTGGAAACTTTTCCCCACAGTGCTATAGCTCCAGAAAATTGTTTATCAGATAACCTGAAAGCAGTAGCTTCACCAATTAATGGTCAGATCAGCACACGAAGGGTTACTCGGTCGAGAGACAAAAGATTAGAGAAAACTGAAGTGAACGAATATATCACAGCAGTTAAAGATAATATGCTTACTGGATGTACTAAACCAAGCACTAGCACCCAAGATACTGTAGCTCCAAAGTTTTATTTATCAAACAACCAGAAAGCAGTAGCTTCATCGCTCGATAGTGAGACCAGTATTCATTCTGTCAAGCATGCGAAAGATGTCCATGGAAAAGATGGAATCCTTGATGTTAATACTCAGAAGGATTATTTGATTCAAGATGCAGAGAAACACAATAATCCAAAAAGGCCTAAACAATCAGCTGCTAGCAAGGTCACTGAGAACAGTACTGTGCAACTCAAACtaaaacaaaggaaaagaaattcGACTGAATCGGATGTTCTCATTGAAAGGTTGTGTATTGACAGATCACTCACTTCACTCCATGCCACTAATAACAATGAACAGTCTTCTGAGGAAGCAGAGAGTGGGAAAAGATTTACTCGTGCTAATACCGCTCCAAAAGGTTCAG CAGGAAGTCATCACAGCACAAGGCACAAGTCTGCAAGTTTGGGGAAGCCGGAGACACGGTTTTCTCCCCGGCTCAGATTTCTTCCCCGAACTCGCTCCCAACACAAAGCTTAA
- the LOC130997586 gene encoding histone H4: MSGRGKGGKGLGKGGAKRHRKVLRDNIQGITKPAIRRLARRGGVKRISGLIYEETRGVLKIFLENVIRDAVTYTEHARRKTVTAMDVVYALKRQGRTLYGFGG, from the coding sequence ATGTCTGGGCGCGGCAAAGGAGGCAAGGGTTTGGGAAAGGGAGGAGCGAAACGACACCGTAAGGTGTTGAGAGATAACATTCAGGGGATCACGAAGCCGGCCATCCGTCGTCTGGCTCGTCGTGGTGGTGTCAAGCGTATCAGCGGCCTCATCTATGAGGAGACTCGTGGCGTGCTCAAGATCTTTTTGGAGAATGTCATCCGCGATGCTGTCACCTACACCGAGCACGCTCGCCGGAAAACTGTCACCGCCATGGATGTTGTGTACGCTCTGAAGAGGCAGGGACGCACTCTTTATGGCTTTGGCGGCTGA